The Podospora pseudopauciseta strain CBS 411.78 chromosome 2 map unlocalized CBS411.78m_2, whole genome shotgun sequence genome has a window encoding:
- a CDS encoding uncharacterized protein (EggNog:ENOG503NX7G; COG:E): MPPLYSSAPPPGGRDSLELASLASSSPGVDTSETDSRPSISSSRRASLERDDPLDSANPAVRTRPDRSYSVTSNFDFAANLFPLSSTTGAGYAPIGAPTSARDVSGGLGGGSLEKHKTLTYLNGLSLIVGLIIGSGIFSSPSQVNSNVGSPGAALIVWVVAGVLAWTGGASYAELGGAIPLNGGAQVYLSKIFGECSGFLFTWVAVLVLKPGSAAIIAIIMGEYLIRAFIGAEAEMIDPWFNKTVALVGLSLVTFLNCVSTRLGTRLNDMLMFLKFVALITVTIIGVVVAITGYSASGTTANVEWKERGWFEGTSTETSAWAVALYAGLWAYDGWDNTNYVVGEFRNASRDLPRVIHTAMPLVIISYVLANIAYFFVLPLDAINSTNTVAVMFGSKVFGSIGSLVLALIVSASCFGALNSSTFTSSRLVYVAGKEGYIPSVFGRLGNGTGSPDSLSTVRTRSWFKKKMSKLFGDEDTGLFFTPIPALILNAVLTAAYILVGEFSTLLTFYGVAGYTFYFITVLGLIVLRVREPTLERPYKTWITTPIIFCCVSLFLLSRAVFAQPLQTLIVIAFVVAGVPVYFWRVRGRGAPDRSRMKRALSEDDERPWWKFWGR, from the exons ATGCCGCCATTATACTCCTCCGCCCCTCCACCCGGCGGCCGCGACTCTCTCGAACTagcctccctcgccagctCTAGTCCAGGCGTCGATACAAGCGAGACCGACTCCCGACCTAGCATCTCGTCCTCTCGGCGTGCCTCCCTCGAACGAGACGATCCCCTCGACAGCGCAAACCCAGCTGTGCGCACCCGCCCAGATCGATCATACTCTGTAACTTCCAACTTTGATTTTGCCGCGAATTTGTTTCCgctctcttccaccaccggcgcTGGGTATGCTCCTATAGGGGCGCCAACCTCGGCGAGGGATGTGAGCGGCGGGTTGGGCGGTGGGTCGCTGGAAAAGCACAAGACGTTGACGTACCTGAATGGCTTGTCGCTGATTGTTGGGCTGATTATTGGGTCGGGTATTTTCTCGTCGCCGAGTCAGGTCAACTCGAATGTTGGGTCGCCAGGGGCTGCCTTGATTGTGTgggtggttgctggtgtGCTGGCGTGGACGGGCGGCGCAAGTTATGCAGAGCTGGGAGGCGCGATCCCATTAAACGGTGGCGCGCAGGTGTATCTCTCCAAGATCTTTGGGGAGTGCTCGGGGTTTTTGTTTACGTGGGTTGCTGTATTGGTGTTGAAGCCTGGAAGCGCCGCTATTATCGCCATTATTATGGGCGAGTACCTCATCAGGGCGTTCATCGGCGCTGAGGCGGAGATGATTGATCCTTGGTTCAACAAGACGGTGGCATTGGTGGGGTTGAGTCTGGTCACATTTTTGAACTGCGTTTCGACGAGATTGGGGACGAGGTTGAACGATATGCTCATGTTTTTGAAGTTTGTTGCTTTGATCACAGTGACCATCattggtgtggtggtggcgattACTGGGTACTCGGCTTCGGGAACCACAGCGAATGTGGAATGGAAGGAGCGCGGATGGTTTGAGGGGACATCAACGGAGACGTCGGCCTGGGCTGTGGCGCTGTATGCTGGTCTCTGGGCGTATGACGGGTGGGATAAT ACAAACTATGTTGTGGGTGAGTTCCGCAACGCCAGCCGAGATCTGCCGCGAGTGATCCATACCGCCATGCCCCTGGTCATCATCTCCTACGTCCTCGCCAACATCGCTTACTTCTTTGTCCTTCCTTTGGACGCCATCAACTCGACCAACACCGTTGCTGTCATGTTTGGATCGAAAGTCTTTGGATCCATTGGCTCTTTAGTCCTAGCTCTTATTGTCAGCGCCTCCTGCTTTGGCGCTCTCAACTCATCCACTTTCACTTCCAGCCGGCTCGTGTACGTAGCCGGAAAAGAAGGGTACATCCCCTCTGTATTCGGGCGCCTCGGAAATGGCACCGGCAGCCCAGACTCACTCTCAACAGTCAGGACAAGATCCTGgttcaagaagaagatgtcgAAACTCTTTGGCGATGAGGACACAGGGCTGTTTTTCACCCCTATCCCAGCGCTGATTCTGAACGCTGTCTTGACCGCCGCGTATATTCTCGTGGGCGAGTTCTCTACACTACTTACATTCTACGGCGTGGCGGGGTACACGTTTTATTTCATTACTGTGCTGGGGCTCATTGTCCTACGAGTGAGAGAACCTACGCTGGAAAGACCATACAAGACGTGGATCACCACGCCTATCATCTTTTGCTGCGTCAGCCTGTTTTTGTTGAGCAGAGCTGTGTTTGCACAGCCGTTGCAGACGCTGATAGTGATTGCGTTTGTGGTGGCGGGGGTGCCGGTGTATTTCTGGAGGgttagggggaggggggctcCAGATAGGAGTAGGATGAAGAGGGCTTtgagtgaggatgatgagaggcCGTGGTGGaagttttgggggaggtga
- a CDS encoding uncharacterized protein (COG:O; EggNog:ENOG503NY15) has translation MAETERDTELQTLEAIFPEIQTPNKEDPYTIALELPVTPSKPVIVYFPTASNDGPPPDPTVGRAPNGVNPHAGPAIAGGGQQGEPQVDSHELAHLPSIRLELSFGPRYPREEPPKVSISTNPPWLPSETIKKLQEDGPRLWEDMGRDMVGFSYIDHIQQAAEEIFGLVGDGDALEVDPSHRIAILDYDIRARRAAFEKETFECGVCLDPKKGAFCHKMMDCGHVFCVECLQDFYNSAIKEGNLAAVKCPAPNCAKEREKSRSPSGRKRKKPKVFISPSELLQIPIDEDTVRRYVTLKYKTELESDKNTIYCPRQWCNGAARSKRHKRPTGLELADASEDDESSTSEDDDDDDDNEETPEGEVGKSKPYNKTEDLLSICDTCSFAFCSRCMQSWHGEFVGCRRPKEELTAEELATIEYMKAHTTPCPTCAAPAQKTHGCNHMICYRCQTHFCYLCSAWLDPGNPYQHFNTAPDGRVTSCFMRLWELELGDGADVGYGFAGGGAGRPAPAVVFDERVEQFIPEIEEATDGEEEEGEGQDQGVRGRPAVAAPVQQPPLRPPAPQQPAGGPAQEVGIAREGPLVLRIAANNPAPAAPAPVPAQGGGNNAGVAAARGGPRGRQGAGGALAARGGRGGVHRGGHQQRGGGGGRGGRGGGHAGFGPGGQGGHNRGGGRGGGGGGHRQNANNQAQQGQRRNNNQNNQNQAGAGGGEHNMVEMMEMLDGNGELDPRQEEWVRRFVRLALNDEEDDFNEDDFDFVVPR, from the coding sequence ATGGCAGAAACCGAGCGAGACACCGAGCTCCAGACTTTAGAGGCCATATTTCCAGAGATACAAACGCCCAACAAGGAGGACCCTTATACCATCGCCCTCGAACTTCCCGTCACCCCCTCGAAGCCTGTCATTGTCTACTTTCCCACCGCTTCCAACGATGGTCCACCTCCAGATCCCACCGTTGGACGAGCCCCAAATGGCGTCAACCCCCACGCCGGCCCCGCCATAGCTGGTGGCGGCCAACAGGGCGAACCGCAAGTTGACTCCCATGAACTAGCCCACCTCCCATCGATACGGCTCGAACTTTCTTTCGGCCCCCGATACCCCCGGGAAGAACCTCCCAAGGTTAGCATTTCTACAAATCCGCCATGGCTTCCATCCGAAACGATCAAGAAGCTCCAGGAGGACGGTCCGAGGCTATGGGAGGATATGGGGCGTGATATGGTCGGCTTCAGCTACATCGACCACATACAacaggcggccgaggagataTTTGGACTGGTTGGTGACGGAGATGCGTTGGAGGTTGACCCGAGCCACAGGATTGCCATTCTCGACTACGACATCAGAGCCAGGAGAGCTGCTTTTGAGAAGGAGACCTTTGAGTGTGGTGTATGTCTGGATCCCAAAAAGGGCGCCTTTTGCCACAAAATGATGGACTGTGGGCACGTCTTTTGCGTCGAATGTCTCCAAGACTTTTACAACAGCGCCATCAAAGAGGGGAACTTGGCGGCAGTCAAATGTCCAGCACCCAACTGCGCCAAAGAACGTGAAAAGTCACGGTCTCCCTCGGGTCGAAAGCGGAAAAAGCCAAAGGTCTTCATCAGCCCTAGCGAACTGCTCCAGATCCCCATCGACGAGGACACCGTCAGACGCTACGTGACGCTCAAATACAAGACCGAGCTCGAGTCGGACAAGAACACGATCTACTGTCCCCGTCAATGGTGCAACGGTGCCGCCAGGTCGAAGAGGCATAAACGACCTACCGGCCTAGAACTCGCCGACGCATCAGAAGACGACGAAAGCTCGACCTCtgaagacgatgacgacgacgacgacaacgaagAGACGCCCGAAGGTGAAGTCGGAAAGTCGAAACCGTACAACAAGACGGAGGACCTGCTGTCGATATGCGACACGTGCAGCTTTGCCTTTTGCAGCAGGTGCATGCAGTCGTGGCACGGGGAGTTTGTCGGCTGCCGGAGGCCAAAGGAGGAGCtgacggcggaggagctggcgaCGATTGAGTACATGAAGGCGCACACCACCCCTTGCCCTACGTGTGCTGCCCCTGCGCAGAAGACGCACGGGTGCAACCACATGATTTGCTATCGGTGCCAGACACACTTTTGCTACTTGTGCTCTGCGTGGTTGGATCCGGGGAATCCGTACCAGCATTTCAATACGGCGCCTGACGGGAGGGTGACGAGCTGTTTTATGAGGTTGTGGGAGCtggagttgggggatggGGCGGATGTGGGTTATGGATTTGCGGGcgggggggcggggaggcccgcgccggcggtggtgtttgatgagaGGGTTGAGCAGTTTATTCctgagattgaggaggctacggatggggaggaggaggagggggaggggcaggatCAGGGGGTTAGGGGGAGGCCGGCGGTCGCAGCACCGGTTCAACAGCCTCCTCTTCGGCCACCGGCACCACAGCAACCGGCTGGTGGTCCGGCGCAGGAGGTTGGGATTGCGAGGGAGGGACCGCTGGTGTTGAGGATTGCTGCTAATAACCCGGCgcctgctgctcctgctccggtGCCAGCGcagggaggggggaataATGCTGGGGTAGCAGCAGCCCGCGGAGGTCCGCGTGGGAGACAGGGAGCTGGTGGTGCGTTGGCTGCtcgaggtgggagaggaggtgtaCATCGAGGGGGACATCAACagagaggtggaggtggtggtcggggaggtcggggaggaggacacgCCGGCTTCGGACCCGGCGGACAAGGAGGCCATAACAGAGGAGGTGgccgagggggtggtggtggtggccaccGGCAAAATGCTAATAATCAGGCACAACAGGGGCAGCGTCGTAATAACAACCAGAACAACCAGAACCAAGcaggagctgggggaggggagcataacatggtggagatgatggagatgcTGGATGGGAACGGGGAGCTGGACCCGAGAcaggaggagtgggtgagACGGTTTGTGAGGTTGGCGTTGaacgatgaggaggatgattttAATGAGGATGATTTTGATTTTGTGGTGCCGAGGTGA
- the AIM32 gene encoding Altered inheritance of mitochondria protein 32 (COG:S; EggNog:ENOG503NXF7) yields the protein MILQRVAQVCARPITLRGFATKAKSPPSFPTTPTCPSPTCACAPTPEFPEGFEIDHKTNINGLISNYAQHVLVCTGKDDWPSRIEDDNSGDNLAADLRELVGRGGQFNDPFHNISVLNASFPSSPAPKSRPELQTTSAYLLPSFKYVPWLPRVSFDSVEALVRGYLLPEKLHPLHDGLSPIHRDRLLRKAAYQNALYGVKDVDEVVVLICGHGGRDQRCGAYGPLLRGEFEKRLPEKGIEVVTGPVEVEVDETVQALEDGEGKKDERAKTAARIGLISHIGGHKFAGNVIIYIPPNQTTKDGARHPLAGHGIWYGRVEPRHIEGIVEETILQGKVVEELFRGGITQDGKILRL from the exons ATGATACTGCAACGAGTAGCTCAAGTGTGCGCCAGACCAATAACCCTAAGAGGGTTTGCGACCAAAGCGaagtcaccaccatcattcCCGACAACGCCGACATGTCCCTCGCCAACATGTGCATGCGCACCCACCCCCGAGTTCCCTGAGGGGTTTGAAATTGACCACAAGACAAATATCAATGGACTGATTTCCAACTACGCGCAACATGTCCTGGTTTGCACGGGCAAAGACGACTGGCCGTCCCGCATTGAGGACGACAACAGTGGTGATAACCTCGCTGCTGACCTGCGTGAGTTAGTTGGACGTGGGGGTCAGTTCAATGAT CCGTTCCATAACATCTCAGTCCTCAACGCTTCATTCCCCTCATCGCCTGCTCCCAAATCACGGCCTGAGTTGCAGACCACGTCAGCTTACCTCCTCCCTTCATTCAAGTATGTCCCTTGGCTACCGCGAGTCTCATTTGACAGCGTTGAGGCACTGGTGAGGGGCTATCTCCTCCCTGAAAAGCTGCACCCATTGCATGACGGGCTGTCACCCATTCACCGAGACCGTCTACTTCGCAAAGCCGCCTATCAAAACGCTCTGTACGGTGTCAAGGACGTcgatgaggttgtggtgCTCATCTGTGGACATGGAGGGCGGGATCAGAGGTGTGGTGCTTATGGGCCACTGCTGAGAGGCGAGTTTGAGAAACGACTGCCTGAGAAGGGCATCGAGGTGGTTACAGggccggtggaggtggaggtggacgagACAGTTCAGGCCCTGGAAGACGGGGAAGGGAAGAAGGACGAAAGAGCCAAGACGGCGGCCAGAATTGGCTTGATCAGTCATATTGGTGGACATAAGTTTGCGGGCAATGTCATAATTTATATACCTCCAAACCAGACAACCAAGGATGGGGCGCGGCATCCGTTGGCTGGTCATGGGATCTGGTATGGGAGGGTTGAGCCGAGACATATTGAGGGCATCGTGGAGGAGACAATATTGCAGGGAAAGGTGGTAGAAGAGCTCTTTAGGGGAGGTATCACTCAGGATGGAAAGATTCTGCGACTTTGA
- a CDS encoding uncharacterized protein (EggNog:ENOG503NXJI; COG:I), translated as MSDNITPLASLSLTHVYYNPNDPLSHLCAFLALVPQALCVVYATLLWSTREAEVLLMFLGQLTCELINFVLKRLIKEERPKHVISTGGKGYGMPSSHAQFAVFWAVALGLFLMVRHRPPRSHIKKGQMQKEKAEGKEGPALVDVPRRYKEGGLRAVNAHLEAYSHTPWSWAQRAVVSLAAGVVAVLVAWSRIYLGYHTPKQVLAGSAAGAVSAVAWFAVTYMVRETGLLAWGLEFPVARWLRIRDLVVEEDLCQAGWEKWEERRILALSKLKEKNK; from the exons ATGTccgacaacatcacccccctcgcATCTCTATCCCTCACCCACGTGTACTAC AACCCCAAcgaccccctctcccacctctgcgccttcctcgccctcgtccCCCAAGCCCTCTGCGTCGTCTACGCCACCCTCCTCTGGTCCACCCGCGAAGCCGAAGTCCTCCTAATGTTCCTCGGCCAACTAACCTGCGAACTCATCAACTTCGTCCTCAAACGCCTCATCAAAGAAGAACGCCCAAAACACGTCATCAGCACCGGTGGAAAGGGGTACGGCATGCCATCATCACACGCGCAATTCGCCGTCTTTTGGGCGGTAGCACTGGGGTTATTTCTCATGGTCAGGCACAGGCCGCCAAGGTCCCACATCAAAAAGGGGCAGATgcagaaggaaaaggcagaagggaaagaagggcCGGCGCTGGTTGACGTGCCGAGACGGTACAAGGAGGGTGGGTTGCGGGCTGTGAATGCGCATTTGGAGGCGTATTCCCACACGCCGTGGTCGTGGGCGcagagggcggtggtgagcttGGCTGCGGGGGTTGTGGCGGTTTTGGTGGCCTGGAGTCGGATTTATCTTGGGTATCATACGCCTAAGCAGGTGCTGGCTGGGTCGGCGGCTGGGGCTGTGAGTGCGGTGGCTTGGTTTGCTGTTACTTATatggtgagggagacggggttgttggcgtgggggttggagtttCCTGTTGCCAGGTGGCTGAGGATACGAgacttggtggtggaggaggacttGTGTCAGGCTGGGTGGGAGAAGTGGGAAGAGCGGAGGATATTGGCTCTGAGTAAGTTGAAGGAAAAGAACAAGTAA
- a CDS encoding uncharacterized protein (EggNog:ENOG503P1U0), protein MGAAKGTALKTLQFLLRTLQFCCAALVLAVYAYFLATLSTHSLPIGTFVRAVLGIAGAATAYTILAFLLLCCAPGHPFPSFLMMVLDVAFIPCFGYIAGVNRHGVGNCTGEVDTVLGVGNSWSERGGLQYGTACEMEKAVFSVAVAACILFALSCLVNLALARHRKREKRFGPSPANDYTAGYGKKKNRFSALFGRRRGGQHQTDLGPDPNALPVHTTPDEVRNSYGTDNTRVASNQGYGGLAAAQKYEQQTLHSPGVANGDMGLMNGSGNGYANSGSGVANGNTYGNGHTYDGNGNGYGNLPPPQPAARYWNSNTHTGGYRG, encoded by the exons atgGGCGCCGCAAAAGGAACAGCCCTCAAAACCCTCCagttcctcctccgcaccCTCCAGTTCTGCTGCGCGGCCCTCGTCCTGGCAGTCTACGCTTACTTCCTCGCCACTCTCAgcacccactccctccccatcggGACCTTCGTCCGGGCAGTCCTCGGCATAGCTGGCGCAGCAACCGCTTACACAATCCTCGCTTTTCTGTTACTATGTTGCGCCCCGGGCCACCCATTCCCGAGCTTTCTGATGATGGTGCTTGATGTGGCGTTCATCCCCTGCTTTGGGTACATCGCCGGGGTGAACAGACACGGGGTAGGCAACTGCACGGGCGAGGTCGACACCGtgctgggggtggggaatAGTTGGAgtgagaggggggggttgcagTATGGGACCGCGtgtgagatggagaaggcggtTTTTTcggtggctgttgctgcttg CATCCTCTTCGCCCTCTCCTGCCTGGTAAACCTCGCCCTGGCCCGCCACCgcaagagagagaaacgGTTCGGACCGTCCCCCGCAAACGACTACACCGCCGGGTACggcaagaaaaagaaccGTTTCAGCGCGCTGTTCGGTCGGAGAAGAGGCGGGCAACACCAAACAGATTTGGGGCCGGATCCGAACGCCCTGCCTGTTCACACCACGCCGGATGAGGTGAGGAATAGCTATGGGACTGATAACACCAGGGTGGCGAGCAACCAGGGGTATGGCGGGCTTGCAGCAGCTCAAAAGTATGAGCAGCAGACGCTGCATTCGCCTGGGGTTGCGAATGGCGATATGGGGTTGATGAACGGGAGTGGAAACGGGTATGCTAATAGTGGCAGTGGGGTTGCCAACGGTAACACGTACGGGAACGGGCATACGTATGATGGGAACGGTAATGGGTATGGAAATCTTCCGCCTCCGCAGCCAGCGGCGAGGTATTGGAACTCAAATACACACACGGGAGGCTATCGGGGGTGA
- the LEU5_1 gene encoding coenzyme A transporter (EggNog:ENOG503NXAB; COG:J), which translates to MTVIYGRSIGRALPRLGALRSVLSCSRFGDDIRYLSITAHRYANSDAKLDLPALDQKWRQRWAALKSTKTSDGAEKKYVLPMFPYPSGYLHLGHLRVYTIADVVARFHSLRGHDVLLPMGWDAFGLPAENAAIERGIDPATWTKSNIAKMKEQLDVMNGSWDWSRELATCDPSFYKHTQKIFLLLREQGLAYQDEAEVNYDPVDKTVLANEQVDSNGCSWRSGAKVEKRKLKQWFLRISQFRDSLLQELEILSKDNNWPERVLTMQKNWLGKSTGATIKFPLMAFEHITHSAIEVFTSRPDTLFGVQYLALASTHPVVAQLAVKDPELQAFLDILPGLPPDSKVGYLLPHIRGVNPLAYHDETPEATKRSIPIYVAPYVLGDYGEGAVMGVPAHDVRDHSFWKTHHKDEPVRFVLAASEDESTTAMPNEPFIDHGVMTAHSGLFKGRSSQEAGEMLVRILEEAELAKPVEKWRLRDWLVSRQRYWGTPIPIIHCGSCGAVPVPEEELPVELPEVDEHWAGKKTGNPLETLEEWVNTSCPQCHGPARRDTDTMDTFVDSSWYFARFIDPHNDEVPFSREKARKMLPVDLYIGGIEHAILHLLYSRFIYKFLMRSTLVGETEGVQEPFKRLITQGMVHGKTYTDPATGKFLKPDEVDLTDPARPRVVRTGEVAGVSYEKMSKSKYNGVDPTDVINLHGADATRAHMLFQAPVSEVLDWDGDKIVGVTRWLGRVWELVQRVSTISSSASVREFFEQEAARLGTMKEKELQQWDKAARVWREVQKTVESVTGSYEKVYALNTVVSDLMILTNVIVEEEKGVPDGVKREAVEGLVRMMAPITPAFAEECWAILHPGETSIFKSEKGRFPVADGTVDLLQPRKQVCAVQVNGRLKFAAEIAVPPEGLGEEERREWVVGEVLKTEEGRKKFEGVDVGKAKKVVVVKGGKLVNFVM; encoded by the exons ATGACCGTGATCTACGGGAGGTCAATCGGCCGCGCTCTGCCCAGGCTGGGCGCTCTTCGTTCCGTTCTCTCATGCTCTCGTTTTGGGGATGATATTCGATACCTCAGCATCACGGCCCATAGATACGCCAACAGCGATGCCAAACTGGACTTGCCAGCTTTGGATCAGAAATGGCGGCAGAGATGGGCAGCTTTGAAGAGCACCAAGACCAGCGACGGAGCTGAAAAGAAATATGTCCTTCCCATGTTTCCATATCCTTCGGGGTATTTACATCTGGGGCACCTCCGCGTCTACACCATTGCCGATGTTGTCGCCAGGTTTCACTCCCTTCGAGGACATGATGTCTTGCTACCAATGGGATGGGATGCCTTTGGACTTCCGGCCGAAAATGCCGCTATCGAGAGAGGCATTGACCCGGCCACCTGGACCAAGTCCAACATTGCCAAGATGAAGGAACAGCTCGACGTCATGAATGGATCCTGGGACTGGTCTCGC GAACTGGCAACCTGTGACCCAAGCTTCTACAAACACACCCAAAaaatcttcctcctcctccgcgagCAAGGCCTAGCCTACCAAGACGAAGCAGAAGTCAACTACGACCCCGTCGACAAAACCGTCCTCGCTAACGAGCAAGTCGACTCCAACGGCTGCTCCTGGCGTTCCGGCGCCAAAGTCGAAAAGCGGAAACTAAAACAATGGTTCCTCCGCATCTCCCAATTCAGagactccctcctccaagagCTCGAGATCCTCAGCAAAGACAACAACTGGCCCGAGCGAGTCCTAACCATGCAAAAGAACTGGCTAGGCAAATCCACCGGCGCAACCATCAAGTTCCCCCTCATGGCCTTTGAGCACATCACCCACTCCGCCATCGAGGTCTTCACCTCCCGCCCCGACACCCTCTTCGGAGTCCAGTacctcgccctcgcctccACCCACCCAGTCGTAGCCCAGTTAGCAGTTAAAGACCCAGAACTGCAAGCGTTTCTAGATATCCTCCCCGGTTTACCCCCCGATTCCAAAGTCGgctacctcctcccccacatCCGCGGGGTAAACCCCCTAGCCTATCACGACGAGACCCCCGAAGCGACAAAGAGGTCTATCCCCATCTACGTCGCCCCCTACGTCCTAGGTGACTACGGCGAGGGCGCCGTCATGGGCGTCCCCGCCCACGATGTCAGGGATCACTCGTTTTGGAAAACGCACCACAAAGACGAGCCAGTCCGGTTCGTCCTTGCCGCGTCGGAGGATGagtccaccaccgccatgcCAAACGAGCCTTTTATCGACCACGGCGTTATGACCGCCCACAGTGGTCTCTTCAAGGGTCGTTCCTCTCAGGAAGCAGGTGAGATGCTCGTGCGTATTCTTGAAGAGGCTGAACTGGCCAAGCCGGTGGAGAAGTGGCGGTTGAGGGATTGGTTGGTCAGCAGGCAGAGGTACTGGGGGACGCCGATCCCGATTATTCACTGCGGTTCTTGCGGTGCGGTGCCCGttccggaggaggagctacCGGTAGAGTTGCCAGAGGTGGATGAGCACTGGGCTGGAAAAAAGACGGGTAACCCGCTTGAGACGCTGGAGGAGTGGGTGAATACGTCTTGTCCTCAATGCCACGGCCCGGCGAGGAGGGATACGGACACGATGGATACGTTTGTTGATTCGAGCTGGTATTTTGCGAGGTTTATCGACCCGCACAATGATGAGGTGCCGTTTTCGAGGGAAAAGGCAAGAAAGATGCTGCCTGTTGATCTCTACATTGGCGGGATTGAGCACGCCATCTTGCACCTTTTGTACTCGAGGTTTATTTACAAGTTTCTCATGCGTTCGACGCTGGTTGGGGAGACGGAAGGGGTGCAGGAGCCGTTCAAGCGGTTGATTACACAGGGGATGGTGCACGGCAAGACGTACACTGACCCTGCCACGGGGAAATTCCTCAAGCCTGACGAGGTTGATCTTACTGATCCGGCCAGACCGAGGGTTGTGaggacgggggaggtggcgggggtgaGTTATGAGAAGATGTCCAAGAGCAAGTACAATGGTGTTGATCCTACCGATGTGATCAACTTGCACGGCGCGGATGCGACAAGGGCGCACATGCTTTTCCAGGCGCCGGTTAGTGAGGTGCtggattgggatggggaCAAGATTGTGGGGGTTacgaggtggttggggagggtttgggagctTGTTCAGCGGGTTTCGACTATCTCATCATCGGCCTCGGTGAGGGAGTTTTTTGAGCAAGAAGCGGCTAGATTGGGAACGatgaaggaaaaggaactcCAACAGTGGGATAAAGCTGCGAGGGTGTGGAGGGAGGTGCAAAAGACTGTTGAGAGTGTGACGGGGTCGTACGAAAAGGTTTACGCGCTGAACACGGTGGTGTCGGATTTGATGATTTTGACGAATGTgattgtcgaggaggagaagggcgTGCCGGatggggtgaagagggaggcggtggaggggttggtgaggatgatggcgcCGATTACGCCTGCTTTTGCGGAGGAGTGCTGGGCTATTCTTCATCCTGGTGAGACGTCGATTTTTAAGAGtgagaaggggaggtttCCGGTCGCGGATGGGACGGTGGATTTGCTGCAGCCGAGGAAGCAGGTTTGTGCGGTGCAGGTGAATGGGAGGTTGAAGTTTGCGGCCGAGATTGCGGTACCGCctgaggggttgggagaggaggagaggagggagtgggttgttggggaggtcctgaagacggaggaggggaggaagaagtttgagggtgttgatgttggaaaagcaaagaaggtggtggtggtcaaggGTGGGAAGTTGGTGAACTTTGTCATGTGA
- a CDS encoding uncharacterized protein (EggNog:ENOG503P2S2; COG:J), with translation MPRLAPSLFRQARKQISPFAPLLLPVCRTLDSTANELRWIKEHVNSTDSLVPRKLGIWQACLKREKGIPLQYILGNQPFGPLDILCKPGVLIPRPETESIITHLTTLLPFSSSPLKILDLCTGTGCIPLLIASLLPSTSQTLGVDISPLAISLSRQNLSHNISLSHLPLSASKSITFTKSDIFSSSSLSSLPFSPGELDILTSNPPYISPAGFNKNTERSVRLYEPKLALVPDVNLGKGYDCLPEDVFYARLLEIVSVLQPKRVLFEVGDVEQARRVAEMVVTGGELKNYAGTVEIWRDDPEGEEKERISLRNNGEEVEVKGRGNGRGVYFWRKDC, from the exons ATGCCCCGACTCGCACCATCTCTATTTCGACAAGCCCGGAAGCAAATATCACCCTTTGCCCCTCTGCTTCTGCCCGTCTGCCGAACCCTCGACTCAACCGCCAACGAACTGCGCTGGATAAAAGAGCACGTCAACTCAACCGATTCCCTCGTGCCCCGAAAGCTTGGGATATGGCAAGCCTGCCTCAAGCGGGAAAAGGGGATACCATTACAATACATCCTCGGCAACCAACCCTTTGGCCCCCTTGATATCCTCTGCAAACCAGGTGTTCTCATCCCACG ACCAGAAACCGAATCCATAATaacccacctcaccaccctcctccccttttcgtcctcccccctcaaaatcctcGACCTCTGCACAGGAACAGGCTGCATCCCCCTTTTGAtagcctccctcctcccgtccACCAGCCAAACCCTCGGAGTCgacatctcccccctcgccatctccctctcccgccaaaacctctcccacaacatctccctctcccacctccccctttccgCCTCCAAAAGCATAACCTTTACCAAATCCGAcattttttcttcttcctccctctcttccctccccttttccccgGGAGAGTTGGACATCCTGACATCAAATCCCCCTTACATCTCCCCCGCTGGCTTCAACAAAAACACTGAACGTTCTGTCCGGTTATACGAGCCTAAACTCGCTCTTGTTCCGGATGTGAACCTAGGAAAAGGGTATGATTGCCTGCCGGAGGATGTGTTTTATGCAAGGTTGCTCGAGATTGTGAGTGTCCTCCAGCCGAAAAGGGTGCTTTTTGAGGTGGGGGATGTAGagcaggcgaggagggtggcggaGATGGTTGTTACGGGAGGGGAGCTGAAGAATTATGCGGGGACTGTGGAGATTTGGAGGGATGAtcctgagggggaggaaaaggagaggaTATCGCTGAGGAAtaatggggaggaggtcgaggtgaaggggaggggaaatgggaggggggtgtatTTTTGGAGGAAGGATTGTTGA